One stretch of Methanobacteriaceae archaeon DNA includes these proteins:
- a CDS encoding MmgE/PrpD family protein has translation MITRELANFIVSLKYEDIPDSAIEKAKLCFLDFLGVSLRGSQEKSSSIAFEVLNPYFNSNFEFKSTIIGHENGDALNAGFLNGISAHCLDLDDGHRLAQLHPGCTVIPAALALAEEKDKTGKEFLKSIIVGYEVAIVLGKAINPSHRSSGFHSTGTIGTFAAAAVSSKILNLDLEKTINALGLAGTQAAGLLESDHAGTMGKHLHAGRAVQSGMISALLSQKGFTGAESIVEGKEGFFKALGGEEVFENSIKIANQINSELGQFHIQNVYLKKYPVCRHLHSTIGSAVDILNEINIYAIENQKIKKITVQTYKTAAEHDNYCPMTLESVRQSLPISLGILLNKGDLTLENIEEFESNLEFKNKILKIADKVEIQVDNKLNNLQPQKRPARVIIEFEKGLKMVNGLNNYNLYNNTNTNNTDGMNNLILEKTTFLPKGEPENPFTKQEIFEKFYSLNPDFKSFNLNSIDHIPLLKIRDFIIDLKK, from the coding sequence ATGATTACTAGAGAACTAGCAAATTTTATTGTTTCTTTAAAATATGAAGATATACCTGATTCAGCAATAGAAAAGGCCAAATTATGTTTTCTGGATTTTTTAGGTGTTTCACTTAGAGGCTCTCAAGAGAAAAGTAGTTCAATTGCCTTTGAAGTTCTTAATCCTTATTTTAACTCTAATTTTGAATTTAAATCAACTATTATTGGCCATGAAAATGGAGATGCTCTCAATGCTGGGTTTTTAAATGGGATTTCGGCTCATTGTCTGGATCTGGATGATGGGCATCGTTTAGCTCAGCTGCATCCAGGTTGTACTGTGATTCCTGCGGCCCTGGCCCTAGCAGAAGAGAAAGATAAAACTGGAAAAGAATTCTTAAAATCAATAATTGTGGGATATGAGGTAGCCATAGTGCTGGGAAAAGCAATTAATCCTTCACACCGCAGTAGTGGTTTTCATAGTACGGGAACTATAGGAACCTTTGCTGCGGCTGCTGTATCATCTAAAATTCTGAATTTGGATTTGGAAAAAACTATAAATGCTTTAGGTCTGGCTGGAACCCAGGCCGCAGGTCTTCTAGAATCGGATCACGCCGGTACCATGGGTAAACACCTTCATGCAGGTAGAGCAGTTCAATCTGGGATGATATCTGCTCTTCTATCACAAAAGGGATTCACCGGTGCTGAAAGCATAGTGGAAGGCAAAGAAGGATTTTTCAAGGCTCTTGGTGGTGAAGAAGTTTTTGAGAATTCTATTAAAATAGCAAATCAGATTAATTCGGAACTGGGTCAATTTCATATTCAGAATGTTTATTTAAAGAAATATCCAGTTTGCAGGCATTTACATTCTACCATTGGCTCTGCAGTAGATATTTTGAATGAAATAAATATTTATGCTATTGAAAATCAAAAAATCAAGAAAATAACCGTTCAAACTTATAAAACGGCAGCTGAACATGATAATTACTGTCCTATGACTTTAGAATCTGTTCGACAGAGCTTACCTATCAGCCTGGGCATTTTGCTGAATAAAGGTGATTTAACACTAGAAAATATTGAAGAGTTTGAAAGTAATCTGGAGTTTAAAAATAAAATCTTAAAAATTGCAGATAAAGTTGAAATTCAGGTTGATAACAAATTAAATAATCTTCAACCTCAAAAAAGGCCTGCGAGAGTTATAATTGAATTTGAAAAAGGATTAAAAATGGTTAATGGACTCAATAATTATAATCTCTATAATAATACTAATACTAATAATACTGATGGGATGAATAATTTGATTCTTGAAAAGACTACATTTTTACCTAAAGGAGAGCCTGAAAATCCTTTCACCAAACAGGAGATTTTTGAGAAATTTTACTCTTTAAAT